Proteins encoded in a region of the Massilia sp. UMI-21 genome:
- a CDS encoding enoyl-CoA hydratase/isomerase family protein → MEYADLLIENHGKVVVIRLNRPKAMNALNDNMMNELGDALVKFDADPAVNVIVLTGSDKVFAAGADIAAMANYTYAADTYPGNYIGRNWEHILNIRKPVVGVVSGYCLGGGCELAMMCDFLIAAETAKFGQPEIKVGVTPGAGGTQRLPRAISKSKAMDMLLTTRMIDAAEAERTGLVSRVYPVESVMEEAIKIAQGIAEMPVSVAMQIKDCVNQAYQMPLTEGVRYERRYFHAGFGTPAQKEGMSAFLEKRKPNFEGM, encoded by the coding sequence ATGGAATATGCAGATCTGCTGATTGAAAACCACGGCAAGGTCGTCGTGATCCGCCTGAACCGTCCGAAGGCGATGAATGCGTTGAACGACAACATGATGAACGAACTGGGCGACGCGCTGGTCAAGTTCGACGCCGACCCTGCGGTCAACGTCATCGTGCTGACCGGCAGCGACAAGGTCTTCGCCGCCGGCGCCGACATCGCGGCCATGGCAAACTACACCTATGCGGCGGATACCTATCCAGGCAACTACATCGGCCGCAACTGGGAACATATCCTGAACATCCGCAAGCCGGTGGTCGGCGTCGTGTCGGGCTACTGCCTGGGCGGCGGCTGTGAACTGGCCATGATGTGCGACTTCCTGATCGCGGCGGAAACCGCCAAGTTCGGCCAGCCGGAGATCAAGGTCGGCGTCACCCCGGGCGCCGGCGGCACCCAGCGCCTGCCGCGCGCGATCTCGAAGTCCAAGGCGATGGACATGCTGCTGACCACCCGTATGATCGATGCCGCGGAGGCCGAGCGCACCGGCCTGGTGTCACGCGTCTATCCGGTCGAGAGCGTGATGGAAGAAGCCATCAAGATTGCCCAGGGCATCGCCGAGATGCCGGTGTCGGTCGCCATGCAGATCAAGGATTGCGTGAACCAGGCTTACCAGATGCCATTGACCGAAGGCGTGCGCTACGAGCGCCGCTACTTCCACGCCGGTTTCGGCACGCCTGCGCAAAAAGAAGGCATGTCGGCCTTCCTCGAGAAGCGCAAGCCGAATTTCGAAGGGATGTAA
- a CDS encoding phospholipase D family protein — protein MWAAAPGHARALRRAAAALAMLAAIAVAAYGCTALPPLGPRTHTVALEGADDTRLGQAIAPLAANHPGLSGIHPLSDGRDAFAARVLLADSAQRSLDAQYYIWRDDLTGTLMFDALRSAGARGVRVRLLLDDNNTAGLDPVLAALDREPNIEVRLFNPFGVRRWRALAYLTEFGRLNRRMHNKSFTADNQASILGGRNIGDEYFEATSDTLFVDLDVLLVGPAVRAVSQDFDRYWNSASAYPVAALVDPADAAAPGALAMRAAAQRGQAEAQGYLAGARSLAFAEQLTQGRLQLEWSRARLVSDDPAKVLGKADPDQRMAVGLRKLLGEPTRQLDLVTPYFVPGKEAAQALGDIARSGVQVRVLTNSLEATDVAAVHAGYAKWRRALLAAGISLFELRRSWGAELPRTGKGRFGSSASSLHAKTFAVDGRSIYVGSFNMDRRSIDLNTEMGLVIDSPLLAARLGRVLEEDMPARAYEVRLDANGKLYWIERSEGTTRRHDQEPGTSIWKRAGVHLLSFLPIDWLL, from the coding sequence ATGTGGGCGGCGGCCCCCGGTCACGCAAGGGCGCTGCGTCGCGCGGCGGCAGCGCTCGCAATGCTGGCGGCGATCGCCGTCGCGGCCTACGGCTGCACGGCGCTGCCGCCCCTGGGGCCGCGCACCCATACGGTGGCGCTCGAGGGCGCCGACGACACGCGCCTGGGACAGGCCATCGCGCCGCTCGCTGCCAATCACCCGGGGCTGTCCGGAATCCATCCGCTGAGCGACGGCCGCGACGCCTTCGCGGCACGCGTGCTGCTCGCCGACAGTGCGCAGCGCAGCCTGGACGCCCAGTACTATATATGGCGTGACGATCTCACCGGCACACTGATGTTCGATGCCTTGCGCAGTGCCGGCGCGCGTGGCGTGCGCGTCCGTCTGCTCCTCGACGATAACAACACCGCCGGCCTCGATCCGGTCCTTGCGGCCCTCGACCGCGAACCGAACATCGAAGTCCGCCTGTTCAATCCTTTCGGCGTGCGGCGTTGGCGCGCCCTGGCTTACCTGACCGAGTTCGGCCGGCTGAACCGGCGCATGCACAACAAATCCTTCACGGCCGACAACCAGGCAAGCATCCTCGGAGGACGCAATATTGGCGACGAATACTTCGAGGCGACGAGCGACACCTTGTTCGTCGACCTCGACGTGCTGCTTGTCGGGCCGGCCGTGCGCGCCGTGTCGCAGGACTTCGACCGTTACTGGAACAGCGCGTCGGCCTATCCTGTCGCGGCACTGGTCGATCCGGCCGATGCCGCAGCTCCCGGCGCACTGGCCATGCGCGCCGCGGCCCAGCGTGGCCAGGCCGAGGCGCAGGGCTACCTGGCGGGGGCACGAAGCTTGGCATTCGCCGAGCAGTTGACGCAGGGCCGGCTGCAGCTGGAGTGGAGCCGTGCCCGGCTCGTCAGCGACGATCCTGCAAAGGTACTGGGAAAAGCCGACCCGGACCAGCGCATGGCTGTCGGCCTGCGCAAGCTGCTCGGGGAGCCGACGCGGCAGCTCGACCTGGTCACTCCGTATTTTGTCCCCGGCAAGGAGGCAGCGCAGGCGCTCGGCGATATCGCCCGCAGCGGTGTCCAGGTGCGTGTGCTGACCAATTCGCTGGAGGCGACCGACGTGGCGGCGGTGCACGCCGGCTACGCGAAATGGCGGCGCGCGCTGCTCGCTGCGGGCATCTCGCTGTTCGAACTTCGCCGCAGCTGGGGCGCGGAATTGCCCCGGACGGGGAAGGGCCGTTTCGGTAGCTCCGCGTCCAGCCTGCATGCGAAGACCTTCGCGGTCGATGGGCGCAGCATCTATGTCGGCTCCTTCAATATGGATCGGCGCTCGATCGACCTGAATACCGAGATGGGCCTGGTCATCGACAGTCCCCTGTTGGCGGCCAGGCTCGGCCGGGTACTCGAGGAAGACATGCCTGCCCGTGCTTACGAGGTTCGCCTCGATGCGAACGGTAAGCTGTACTGGATCGAACGCTCCGAGGGCACGACGCGGCGTCACGACCAGGAGCCGGGCACGAGCATCTGGAAACGCGCAGGCGTCCACTTGTTGTCGTTTTTGCCGATCGACTGGCTCCTTTGA